ACTTGTATTTTACATTGTTCAATAGTGCCATCACTATCACTAAGGGAGAGTTTGAGGTGTCAGTTGTAGAGGTATCAATGGTGGGGAGGTGAAATGTAGAAGGTTGAGATGAAGGTTTTGTAGAGCATGATGAGGTGGTAGCAATAGAAGAGGGAAGAGTGGTGGTAGAGCAGATGGGTGGAGGTGAAATGGTAAAAGAAATGATGAAAGGATGTGGTGGTGAAGAGGTAGGGGTAGACATCTTAATTATCATTGAAAAGCACATGGTGAGAGATATAATCACAACCTATTTGAGAATCAAGACACTGATAGCCTTTGTGGATGGTGTTATAACCGAGAAAGGCTCAAGCCATGGATTTGGGGCTAAGTTTGTCTTTTCCGTATTGACACAAACATGGAAAACAATCAGTTGAATACTTGAAGGATAGAGAAATCTAGGGAAAATGCAAAAAGAAATTCAACAAGAGAGAGGTGGTTAAGGACTTTGTTGGGAAGGTGATGAGGCAAGCGGTGGGAAAGGCTCCAAGCCAGTATTTCGTTGGCATTTGTTCTTATAGGAGATCGGAACCATCCAATTCAACCCACATTCTCAATCTGACTGAAATTGAAGGCTCGtgtatcacatgtgagtttggaaACAGAGAGCAAATCTTGTTTGATGTGAGGAACAACTAAAACTTCTTGAAGAGATAATGAAGATTTGGGGGTGGATAAAAGAACCTTCCGTTATGACCGGTATGAATAGTGGGCAAACATGTACCATCTTCAACAAGATCTTGATTATTGCCACTGGATAGTTGCACACGTTGAAGAAGAGTGGGATCATAGGTCACATAAGAGAGGGTGCCTGAATTTGAAACCCATTGAGTTGGTTGAGGTGGTGGTGACTGTGTAACATGGAGACCAGTAAAGGTTTTGATGAAGGTTTCTGTTGCAGCTGGCTGCATAATGATAATGACACTTGTCTACGGTGGGTCATGGTGTGACATATTTGGCATTTGATAGAGATGCACGATGGATTCAATGCATGGTCTACAGGGAAAGGTCGCACAGTTTGTAGATTCGGTTACTTGTGCAAAACTGGTATTTGGCGTGAGAATATGAAATTGTTGTTGGGGACTTGAGGGTCGACCACTATTGTTGAGGCTTGTTCCGAAATTTTTGTGTGGATAAAGGTCCTGAAGTATAGAGTACCGTAGCATCTCCCAATGGGAGTGGAGCATGGGTTGGGTGAGAGTAGTTTAAACACTGTTCATGGGTCAGCAAGTGAGATCATATTTTTAATGAAGGTGATGGTTTCAAATCGGTTTTTAATAGTAGAGATGAATGGATCAAACTGCGGACCCGATCCATTCAAGGTGTATGTAACAAGATCAATATCTTTGATCTTTTCACCAATGGGAGTGGAGCATGGGTTGTGTGAGAGTAGTTTAAACATTGTTCATGGGTCAGCAAGCGAGCTCATATTTTTAATGAAGGTGATGGGTTCAAATCGGTTTTCAATTGCAGTGATGAATGGATCAAACTGTGGACCTGATCCATTCAAGATGTATGTAACAAGATGAATATCTTTGATCTTTTCACCAGTGGTAGTGAGCAAGTCTACACGAGATTTTGTTTGTTGCaggtggttggtggtggtgcGGTCCCCTAAATTGCGTTTAGGAGTTCTTGCTGCAAGGGAGATTTTCTTGCCAAGGATTGATGTTGATACAAATCGGCAAGAATATCCCAAACAGCTTTTGATGATGACTATCCAAGAATTTTTGTAGCTAATCCAATGGATAAGGTGGCACTAATTCCACCAAAGCAACTATTGAAAAAATGATCAAGGTTTTGCCCTTGCAAGTATTCTGGATTTGGTTACTCTGTTATCGGCTGATTTTatggttgtgggtggtggtggatgaCTTCCATCAACAAATTCAAGGAGATTTGTGTTTATAATAATGGATTTGATTTGATCTAGATGAGATAATTGTTATTGTCGAGTTTCAGGGACTCAGATATGGCCATGTTGTGTAAGGGTAGATTCATGGTGTTTGATGTAGAGGAAGCTGCTATTGGTGATTGATGTGGAATTGAAGTTATTTTATAGAAGCTTGATAGATGATCATAAagactctgataccatgaatAAATTGAAGAGTGGTGTTTTGTTTGGTGAAATACTTGATGCGTAATGATATGCATTCAGCTCATGTAAGTGTTGATCTCATGATATGCCTAATTACATTAATGGGTCTCACCTAACCTTGTGGCACATACAAATAAAGGTGATAAATTATCAGTtttcccaaaagcttaagtttttagaaatttgtgaatttaatcatttaaataatTCTATTATTCTAACACTCCTCATGTTTTCGCCTAGACTCTCCCTAAATAAGTGGGGCCCAACATGTGggattttactttttaaatgggaggtagagtggtGATAAGATTTAAACTCAAGACCACCTACTTTGATACGAGGATAGACTACCACTTGTCTCAAAAGCTtaaattgttagaaaaaaaggtgaatttaatcatttaaccattattctaacaaaatGATACAAGAGTAATGTTAGAACAAAGATTTAAATTAAATCCCTTAAAACATTAGCTTTGACTTTTTCTTTATTGGTTTGAATGGTGCTCTTGTTTGGAGAGTTCATCCTTTGATTGTAGGTTTCTGTTATTAATGTGTTTATAGATTtagttcttttttgtttttataaattaatgtgtTGTATCATATGCATATATGTGTGTATTATACTTTGATTCTAGCTCTACCATTGATTTGAACCCTTACATTCTACTTTGATTCTCCTCAGCTACTCTGGGAACATAAATCTTCGAAAAGGGAGTAAAAGTGGGAGCCACATGAATATAATTATTGGGTCATCAGTTGGGGCTGGTGTTCTATTAATAGCTACTATTGCCTTATGCCTATTTATGAGCAAAGGGAAGAAAAGGTATTTTGAGCAAGGTATGAAACTTGAGAAATCTTCacatttatcttatttttataaaaaattactgTTGGTTCAACAaacttattttgattttgttatagACCAACTTGACCATTCCTCGCCTGTTCTAAGACTAGCATCTTCCAAGAGCAAAGCCCACACAGAAGCTGCATATTGCTTCACTTTCTCTGAAATTGAAGATTctacaagaaaatttgaaaagaagatTGGTTCTGGAGGATTTGGAGTTGTAtattatggaaaaatgaaagaCGGAAAAGAAATTGCAGTCAAAGTTCTAACCCATAATTCCTTCCAAGGAAAGCGAGAATTTTTGAACGAGGTAAGTTATCATACTGTTTGAACCTCTTTCTATATTCTGATATTGTAGTCACATTATCTTGACCTATTTATAAACTGGTGACGGTtcctttattactttttttaatgtcaaatttgaaatataaactAGTGGCATGGGACTGTTGCAAATTTGGCCATTGAACTGGAAATAAACTAAGTGGAAAGAAGGGAAAGCCCTATCCCATTCTTTTTTCAACAGAATTTTATACCCTGTCCAGAATTTATACCAACTTTGTCGCTTGTAATTTTATCTAAATCACCttgcttttgcttctttttctttgcaaatTCTCTTTTGACAAATTTGGTGAAACAGGGAGATTTGAAACTTCGATATCTTCCATTATAGTCTTTCTTGAAGATAGAAGTGTCGATTAATGAAATTGTTTCTCTATTCTTAATAAGTCCTGTTGCATTTAGTGGGATTATATGTGCTAGAGACTATAAACTAGTTCTTAcgattttcaaattcttgaatttGATCTAGGTGACTCTTCTTTCAAGGATACATCACAGGAACCTGGTACAGTTTCTTGGCTATTGCCGGGAAGGAGAGAGATGTATGCTTGTTTATGAGTTCATGCATAATGGAACTCTCAAGGAACATCTTTATGGTAAGCTCACGTGTTTCTAAATGAAGCAATACTATTTTGAAAGCTCAACCATGCATAATATTTCAAGGCCCATTAACAGGTCACAAAAGTATTAATTGGTTCAAGCGACTTCAAATTGCCGAGGATGCTGCAAAAGGTTTTTAAGCTAACTTATACTGCTGACAGAAACCTCTCCTCTATAAGCGTGTTGAAATTgattcatgcattttcatgcttGTTTAGGGATTGAATACCTTCACACAGGCTGTGTTCCAGCCATTATTCATAGGGACTTGAAAAGCAGCAATATTCTTCTTGACAAACACATGAGAGCAAAGGTTTCAGATTTTGGTCTTTCAAAACTTGCAGTAGATGGAGCCTCTCATGTCTCAAGCATAGTTTGGGGCACTGTAGGTTATCTGGATCCCGAGTAAGGCTTTTCTCTGTCTTGCTTAAAATATGGTGTTCTTCTCATGATCAAGTAAAGCATCATTTCTGTTGCTTTAAATACATGTTGCTTCTGTTGTTGACTTGTCATTTAAGTATGAAATGGGTGCCCTTATTTGCTTTTTGGTGaaactttttatttcattttgcttAATACAAGTAGGCCAGGGATGGGGGGTGGGTTTGAATCTAGAAGTGCCACTGAGCCACCGTGcgtgtgggggtggggggggggggggggggggggtggggtgggggggtgTTGTGTTTCAAATCCAATAGTGCTGCTAAGACAGAAGGCTCTTGGCTGGTGAAACTTCCTATTGATTACTCATTTGTGTGACCTTTGACAAGAGTCTATACTTATAAACAGACAAGCAAACGAATAGAGATAGGTTGTCACTGCGGACAAAGTTGTGGTCTCTTAAGGATTCATAAACATTGCAGGTGTAGGTGTTTGGGGCCATTATCACTCCTTGttgtatttctttcttttcttttcctttttgtactAATTTGTCAATACAATATTGTCTTAAACCAAAATATGTAGCAATCCCTGTAACAAACCCTTCTTGTTTGAGAGGGGTGGCTTCACCTGTTTTATCATACACTTTCTTAGATCAATCGGCTACCATACTGTATTAGATCATATCAAgatgattttcttttctctttttgggtGTTTCTCATGATATGCAGGTATTATATCTCACAGCAGTTATCGGACAAGAGTGATGTCTATAGTTTTGGTGTCATTCTTCTTGAGCTGATATCTGGTCATGAAGCAATATCTAATGAAAGCTTTGGTGTTAATTGCACTAACATAGTCCAGTGGGTAAGTGTGGTTTTTCTGGTGAGGCTGGCATTGGGACATATAATAGAATTAAATCCATCCCCTAactaatcattttttattgggCAAGTAAAAGTAGTTGTCGCTTTTATAGATGCATTTTACTTTTCAACATGCAAATCTTATTTCAGGTttctcttctcaatttttttgttttgtttctggGAAAGGTTTAAATCATTGATATAATTAAGCTACCTGGTTGGTGAAAAGCATGGATCATTCATACAAATTGTTTAATATAGAAGTGAAATGATTCTCCTTTTATTACATTAATTAACTAATGATTGTTTCACAGGCAAAGTTGCATATTGAGAGTGGGGACATTCAAGGAATCATCGATCCCTCACTACACGGGGAATTTGACATCCAATCAATATGGAAGATAGCAGAGAAAGCTCTGATGTGTGTCCAACCTCACAGACATATGAGACCGTCAATTTCAGAAGTTCTTAAGGAGATTCAAGATGCAATCACAATAGAAAGGGAAGCAGCAGTGGCTGCAAGAGGGAAATTCAGATGAGGGATTATTGGCTTAGTAATGGCCATTAAACAACTCATAAAGGTATTTGTAATGGTTGTGAAATGACTCATAAAAGACGTCTGTAATAGCTTTGTAACCGTTGCTCATAACCAGCTTAACTGAAGGGTTTTTGTTTGGCTTCAATGTGCTTACGGTTGTCCATGAATTGGACGGCCATTTGATCACTACTCGTCATAACTTATGTCACATGAGAGTTAGGCTGCGTTTGGTTCAATGTAAAatgatttcaagatgaaaaatattttcaagtgaaaatattttttggaaattaaaaTGATTTCAGGTGTTTGGTCccattacaaaaaatattttggaaaatatttggtTGTATATCTGATAATTCTCTAGAAAACAcgttttctcagcttccaaacaaatattataatagaaaatctGAATATATAAACCAAATCAACAATAAGGCAAGATGGGCGGGTGGGTTTGACAGCGGCAAGATCGATAGGTGGGTCTGATAGCGACGAGATCGGTGGGTGGGTCTGAAGGAGGCGACGACGACGAGATTGGGTTGTAGATCAGAGATCATGGGTGGGTCTGATAGCTTCTCGGCTTTGGTTGGtcagagggaaagagagaggaagagagaagaaaaagctTCCTTGACCGGCGGTGTAGATTTGTGGCGAAGACGATGACGGTTCGGTGAGGTTGAGGCATGAACTTGTGACACGATCAGATCAGCAAAGGTTGGATTGTCTTCTTCACTTTCCCTTCTAGCTCTCTCTCTGTCTTCGGGTGTGTAAGTCTGCGTGAAGGGGACGAGGACGGTGATGTAACCGGCGAGGATGTGCTTGGGAATCACTTCAGGTGGAGTGTGccctcactctctctcactcttagTGGGTTATTTTCTGTTGATTGTGTATCATATTTTCCGTTGACCTTATTTTCCATAGGTACCAAACACCCATAAGggtgtaaaataatttcctgAAACCGGTTTCAGGCGAAACAAACACACCTTTAATCCCATTAAATGTGGCCAACCAAGAGTCATGCCCACTAATAATGGCCTGACCAAGCTTGGCTCAAATTCtaagaaaaattcaataaaataatttctataaACAGGAGAAATCATTAGACAAAAAGAAGGTTAATTTTCACCCTCTAAAATATCTTTTTGCACACTTCCTACCAATAGTAATTGATGAAGCAAGATTTGATCAGTAGTGTGGTCGTCTAGATGGAGTTTGGCGTGAATGTAATCGTAATATGCAAAACAATAACAAACCTATTTCTCCCTTTATGGACACGAGTGCGGTGCCAACCGAAGAATCTCCAATGATAAAGTCATATTTTGAGTGAGACAATATAATCTTAACTCAAGAATATCttagtatatgtgtgtgtgtgtgcattcTTCCTGTTCTGAGATGATTTATGTAAATTACTCCTTTCTAGTCGTAGGAGGTCTTTAATGGTTTCATTTAATTCTTTGGTAACGCATCTGATGGTTTAATGAGCCACTTGATGAGGTCGTCAATGTTCTTTTCCTTTGGGCTTTCTATTGGTAACAGCTACACATTTATTGCTTATTTAAAGCAATACGATCATCCAGTGCATTGCATGGGCAACCAAATTTTATGTACTCATCAATATTCACATGTTTGCATTTTAGAGGAAATGAgtattttattctaaattagAAGGGagataaatctatatatataataataataataataataataatgataataataggtaaaactgagagaaaattcaattagattttaaattggaattcaattagagtttaattttgcgtaATGTGTcacatctaatctaagtttttaaatttttatatcaaatgagttaattgTAAAAAACATGGAATTCAATAtaagtaaaccataaaaaaacataatttttgaatgattttatattgagtaagatttaggtacagtatttaGGTGTTATTTCTTAggctctttttttaaaattctgtcatgtggattttttctcacgGGAACCTAGTGTATTTTTAAGTTAAGTAGTCAAATGATTGAATTTTAAGAGggaaacctaaggaacaacacttaaagtattgtacctaaattttgtcattttatatttatgaacaTTTTTCTTTGTAGAATTAAAAACGATTGAAGTTTAtaaatcatctatatatatatatacatatattattaagtaaagctgagagaaaatctgattagattttaaattgaaattcaattagagtctaattttgcaccacgtgtcccatctaatcaaaaaatttaaaattttgaaccaagTTAATTAGGTTAgtataaaaattggatttcaattagaatttaattttacgGCATGTGTTACATCTAAtcgtttttttttatttttgtgtgtgccAAATAAGTTAATTTAGAGTAGAAAACGAtgaaatcaatataaataaatcataaaaaaaacataatcatatatctaacattgtatataaaattagaggaagaaagagtttgaatgattttatatttatgagtttttttttaataattaaaaaaattcatttggcataaaaattatatatattaataggtaaagtttagagaaaattcaattagattctacaattgaagtccaattttgtgccatgtgttctaaattatttttttttacagagaattttatttcttaattttggaatcaaatgttggaccatatcataaatattcattcaagtgagttattgtgtacaaaaaccaaagggtctaaaattaatgaacataacaatatttaaaaaaatggatattttacattttctacaTAATAACACTCTtaacaagactttttaaagagttaacaaaaaaatataagaatgactatcaataatatttaaattatatatgtaagattattatattatgcatcttaatgtatatcttttaagtatatctatgcatatgcatgagggTTACATGTTAGTATAATATAATAACATAAAATCTCAAGTGGGAATATACCAAAAGAGAATAGGGAACGACGTCGTTTAGCAAAATGAAAATGCCGCCCGGAACGAAGGGCGAGAACAGAGAGAGATAAGTCAGAAAGGCAGAACACGTGGTCTAATCGCATCGACGAATTCAATTCAGAACAGAAACCGCAGAAGAACACGggaaaaagaacaaacaatgaaatgaataataatattataataaaaattaaataaaacgaAACGTACCTACCTACCACACAAatacaaagccaaaaaaaaaaaacaaagaagagaataaaaagaaaaagaaaacctcactcctcaaagaagaaaaaaaaaaacggacgGTGCTGATAAACCTCATTCTCTCATCTGAGTCGTCTCCTCTCTCCTTTCTTCTCCAGCGTCCGATCCTCCATTTCCCAACTCCATCCAAAGCCTCTCCCTCTCTCGCGcccatttttctttaataaggTAAACAATTccaactcactctctctctctttcacacaaatacacacacagagagactctctctctctctctctcactcactcacacAAACCAAACCACCACGAGTCCCTCTCTCtctggttttttttgtttgacgATGTCGTTTTGTGATGGACTAGTGTTTCTTCTTCTAGGGTTGCGATGGCGGAAGTTCCGACGAGTCCGAACGGAGGAGGCAGCTACGACGAGAGCGGCGATCAGAGCCCGCGCTCCAACGTTCGCGAGCAGGACCGGTTTCTTCCGATCGCGAACATTAGCCGGATCATGAAGAAGGCGCTCCCCGCCAATGGAAAGATCGCCAAGGACGCTAAGGAAACCGTCCAAGAATGCGTCTCTGAGTTCATCAGCTTCATCACCAGCGAGTAATCACATCGATCATACTTTTTATCATATAttatttcgttttttttttgtgagtttaATTGATTGGAGGTTGAATGATGTGTAGGGCTAGTGATAAGTgccagagagagaagaggaagacTATTAACGGAGATGATTTGCTTTGGGCTATGGCTACTCTAGGGTTTGAAGACTACATCGATCCACTCAAGATTTACCTCGCCAGATATAGAGAGGTCAAATTTCGTTGAAAATTTGGGCTTTTTaacaatgaaaatgaaattattgtCCTTAGTTACCTTTTAATCTTTTCTGATAATGAGTTTTGACTGACTGAGTTTACTTTGTTTCCTTGTTTTCTGATTTTTTCTTGGTGCTGATTTAGATGGAGGTATGTtgaatttatcttcttttttggtttatttatttattattgaagtGGCTGgttattaaaatttctatttttttatgtgtttgggtttattgttttcattgttataagagtgtttggattttgaatatTGGGGTTTTGCAAATTATGGGATTTGATAGGGTGACACCAAGGGGTCAGCAAAGGGTGGAGAATCATCTGCTAAGAAAGATGTTCAGCCAAGTCCAAATGCTCAGGTTATGATTTGTAGCTTTGTATGTGGttaatttttatgtgtgaaaTTTTCTTAGCATCTTATGGTGGCTATTTTTGGTGATGGAACAGATTGCTCATCAAGGTTCTTTCTCGCAAGGTGTTAATTACGCAACTTCTCaagtaatctctctctctctctctcattacaTACAATATAGGCACACATCATTGGTACTAAACTAAATACTTCTGGTGGATTGTTTTCATAATTAATTAGTATGATGGGGGTGTAGGGTAAGGTCCTATGAGTGgaacttaccaattaaaaaaaaaaataataatctctAATAACAGTGCAGGACTTATAAAAATGGAATACTAGCATTGCTCGTTGATGTTAGAATTGTGTGTTTAGTTGATTAAACtcaccatttcctaatagtttaagcttttggaacaatcggtaatttaacatgttATCAAAGCAGGAGATCTTGGGTTCGATCCCTGTTCTCGCTCTACcttccatttaaaatgttaaaaatcccATGTGTTGGGCCTCACCCATTAAAAAGTAGTTTGAGGCTAACTTTGAGCCTACACGTGAGagggagtgttagaattatggttaagtgactaaatttaccatttcctaatagcttaagcttttgggagaattggtaatttaaccgTTGTAAACTTTGTTAGGTTATGATATAACTTTGTTTTGATTTCCCTTGAGTTGTCATTTTACACCTAGAACCGAAAAGGACCTTTGTTGCACTGGAACTTCCCATTTCTCATCCATTCTAGCTCTAGTAGGGTTTATTTGGAGGTTAATTCTGTTAGTTAACTTTGATCCTAATAGGcatgcttaaaagaaatatGGTGTATGGAAAGGCATGATTATTGCGTAGACTCACAAACAAAATTGGTTTGcggttgaaatttttttaagaacatcTCATTTTCATCAATCtagcatttaaaaattaaagggaTTAATCTTGAGCATAGTTCCAACAATCAAGTTTGGTGACTGTATTGGTAGGCGTCCATGCTTATCTTTTGGTTTTGGGCAAGAAGGAATCAGTTATCTTTTGTGTTGTTAGGTCTGAATGACTCCAAGTAATGATCAACTCTATTGTAGGCTAACATCTACATATTAGACAATACTAAAAGGCATGTTTGGTTTTGGGTAGTTTAagtgtaatttatattttttcaagcTATCAACTATGAAGTCAAGTTTAATTTATTCCAATGCttggattattttttatgtagtgTCCTGTCATATCATGTATTAGCAAAGATATACTAATAACATGTCATTGAAAGTTCTTTTTGTATATCATGGAAGACTACTAGTCTTTTAAATATTGTTCGATATGTCATCA
The sequence above is drawn from the Quercus robur chromosome 7, dhQueRobu3.1, whole genome shotgun sequence genome and encodes:
- the LOC126691769 gene encoding nuclear transcription factor Y subunit B-10-like, with translation MAEVPTSPNGGGSYDESGDQSPRSNVREQDRFLPIANISRIMKKALPANGKIAKDAKETVQECVSEFISFITSEASDKCQREKRKTINGDDLLWAMATLGFEDYIDPLKIYLARYREMEGDTKGSAKGGESSAKKDVQPSPNAQIAHQGSFSQGVNYATSQSQAQHLMIPMQGSD
- the LOC126691765 gene encoding probable LRR receptor-like serine/threonine-protein kinase At1g67720 isoform X14, producing the protein MQTAVEGMNGSLTYRLNLDGFPGSGWAVAYFAEIEDLGPDETRKFRLFLPGNADLSRLVANIEENAQGKYRLYEPGFTNLSLPFVLSFGIGKTSDSKRGPLLNAMEINKYLEKNDGSLHGASIAKIVSYYSSSDWAQEGGDPCLPVPWSWVQCNSDPQPKIVKITLSGKNLTGNIPSDFAKLTGLVELWLDYNSLSGPIPDFTGCIELKIIHLENNQLTGELPSSLMNLPNLRELYVQNNMLSGTMPWGLLNKNLILNYSGNINLRKGSKSGSHMNIIIGSSVGAGVLLIATIALCLFMSKGKKRYFEQDQLDHSSPVLRLASSKSKAHTEAAYCFTFSEIEDSTRKFEKKIGSGGFGVVYYGKMKDGKEIAVKVLTHNSFQGKREFLNEVTLLSRIHHRNLVQFLGYCREGERCMLVYEFMHNGTLKEHLYGHKSINWFKRLQIAEDAAKGIEYLHTGCVPAIIHRDLKSSNILLDKHMRAKVSDFGLSKLAVDGASHVSSIVWGTVGYLDPEYYISQQLSDKSDVYSFGVILLELISGHEAISNESFGVNCTNIVQWAKLHIESGDIQGIIDPSLHGEFDIQSIWKIAEKALMCVQPHRHMRPSISEVLKEIQDAITIEREAAVAARGKFR